One window of the Nicotiana tabacum cultivar K326 chromosome 4, ASM71507v2, whole genome shotgun sequence genome contains the following:
- the LOC107762029 gene encoding pentatricopeptide repeat-containing protein CRR2, chloroplastic-like, whose product MLSIIARWSARKGKITSALNPTEHLNNSFPYIRHIIIQLHHYHQHSFSQNPTQHYASLLQSCIARKAVEPGKQLHAHLCLTGLGYNINLATKLVNLYCVCDKLSNAHHLFDRIPKGNIFLWNVLIRGYAWNGPYQAAISLYYQMLDYGLVPDNFTFPFVLKACSALSAIDVGRDIHEHAKRTKWDKDVFVGASLIDMYAKCGCVGRSRLVFDNVAERDVVVWNSMLAAYSQNGHPEDCLSLCGEMACEGVRPTEATLVTAISASADVAALRQGRELHGYSWRQGFDSLDKVKTALVDMYAKSGSVNVARILFEALEEKRVVSWNAMITGYAMHGHANAALSLFNQMVDKAQPDHITFVGVLSACNHGGLLNEGKMYFDSMVKDYGIEPTIQHITCMVDLLGHSGRLDEAYGLMMQMKVIPDAGVWGALLNSCKIHGHVEFAELALERLIELEPDDAGNYVILSNIYAQAGRWEGVAKLRELMNERGVKKTIAYSWIEVKNKVHAFLSGDTSHPMSDEIYAELDSLGARMVQAGYVPNITPVFHDVEDDEKSRMVCSHSERLAIAFGLISTPPGTKLLITKNLRVCEDCHVAIKFISKLTEREITIRDVNRYHHFKDGLCSCGDYW is encoded by the coding sequence ATGCTATCAATTATTGCGAGATGGTCGGCTCGTAAGGGTAAAATCACCTCTGCTCTTAATCCGACAGAACACTTAAATAATTCATTCCCTTATATTAGACACATTATTATTCAACTTCATCACTATCATCAACACTCATTTTCACAAAACCCAACTCAACATTACGCCTCTCTTCTCCAATCTTGCATCGCTCGGAAAGCAGTTGAGCCTGGAAAACAGCTCCACGCGCATCTCTGCCTCACGGGTTTAGGCTACAACATTAATTTGGCAACGAAGTTGGTCAATCTATATTGTGTTTGTGATAAATTGTCGAATGCCCATCACCTGTTTGATAGAATTCCTAAaggaaatatttttctttggaatGTTTTGATTCGTGGGTATGCTTGGAATGGACCTTACCAGGCTGCAATTTCTTTGTATTATCAAATGCTTGATTATGGGCTTGTTCCTGATAATTTTACCTTTCCATTTGTGTTAAAAGCGTGCTCGGCCTTGTCAGCGATAGATGTGGGGAGGGATATTCATGAACACGCAAAAAGAACGAAGTGGGATAAGGATGTTTTCGTGGGTGCTTCCCTTATCGACATGTACGCTAAGTGTGGTTGTGTTGGTAGGTCGAGGCTGGTGTTTGACAATGTTGCGGAGAGGGATGTAGTTGTTTGGAATTCAATGCTTGCTGCTTACTCACAAAATGGTCACCCTGAGGATTGTTTGTCTTTATGTGGTGAAATGGCATGTGAAGGTGTTAGACCTACGGAGGCGACCTTAGTGACTGCTATTTCTGCTTCTGCTGATGTGGCGGCCCTTCGACAGGGAAGGGAGCTTCATGGGTATAGTTGGAGACAGGGTTTTGACTCTCTGGACAAAGTGAAGACAGCACTCGTGGATATGTATGCCAAGAGTGGGTCTGTGAATGTTGCTAGGATCTTGTTCGAAGCACTCGAGGAGAAAAGAGTTGTTTCTTGGAATGCAATGATCACGGGATATGCAATGCATGGTCATGCTAATGCAGCACTTAGTTTGTTTAATCAGATGGTTGATAAGGCTCAGCCAGATCATATAACTTTTGTTGGGGTTTTATCTGCTTGTAACCATGGAGGTTTGTTGAATGAagggaaaatgtattttgattcAATGGTAAAAGATTACGGAATTGAACCAACCATTCAGCACATTACATGCATGGTTGATCTCTTAGGTCATAGTGGTCGCTTAGATGAGGCTTATGGACTTATGATGCAGATGAAAGTTATTCCAGATGCTGGTGTCTGGGGTGCGTTGCTTAATTCGTGCAAAATCCATGGTCATGTGGAATTTGCAGAATTGGCATTGGAGAGGTTAATTGAACTTGAGCCTGATGACGCAGGAAATTACGTGATTTTGTCAAACATTTATGCCCAAGCAGGTAGATGGGAAGGTGTTGCAAAGCTTAGAGAACTAATGAATGAAAGAGGTGTAAAGAAAACCATCGCGTACAGTTGGATCGAAGTTAAAAACAAAGTACATGCATTTCTCTCGGGGGATACCTCTCATCCTATGTCTGATGAGATTTATGCAGAGCTAGATAGTTTGGGAGCACGAATGGTACAAGCTGGTTATGTACCAAACATTACACCTGTTTTCCATGATGTGGAAGATGACGAGAAGAGCAGAATGGTCTGCAGCCACAGTGAAAGGCTAGCGATTGCTTTTGGACTAATTAGTACACCCCCAGGGACAAAGCTCTTGATCACCAAGAACCTCCGAGTTTGCGAGGACTGTCATGTTGCAATCAAGTTTATCTCAAAGTTAACAGAGAGAGAAATCACTATCAGAGATGTCAATCGCTATCATCATTTCAAGGATGGCCTCTGTTCTTGTGGAGATTATTGGTGA